Sequence from the Fusobacterium periodonticum ATCC 33693 genome:
AATACACAATATAGTTTTAAAAGTTGGAGAAAGAGCAGACAATCTTCCTGAAGATACTAAGAAAGTTCCACTAGAAATGTGGGATAAAGGTTTCTTAGGAAAAGAAGCTGAAATAGGAGAAGAAGTTGAAGTTACAACTATTACAGGTAGAAAAATTAAAGGAACTTTAGTAGAAATTAATCCTGTATTTAGACATAACTACGGTGAATTTGTTCCTGAACTTTTACAAATAGGATTACAGGCAAGAAAAATTCTATTTGGAGGTGAAGATAATGAATAAGGATATGTCATATAATGCTGTCTTAGCTAGAAAAAATGAAATAATGAAACAAGCTATAGGAATAGATTATTCTAAATTTGAAAGTGATATGATCTCATTTGATTATGAAAAAATGATGAAAGAAACTGGATATACTTTAGAAGAAATGAGAAGAATTCAATTAGACTTTGCTGTTGGTAACACAGCTCTAATTGAAATGAAAAATTTAACAAATTTAGCAAGAAAATGTGCCCCTGCTGGTAAGGGAGCTAGAATATTTATAAAAGATGAAGCTAATAATGCTTCAGGAAGTTTTAAAGCAAGAAGAGCTGCAATAGCTGTTTATCATGCTAAAAAATTAGGGTATAAAGGAGTTATCGCTGCAACAAGTGGTAACTATGGTGCTGCTGTTGCATCTCAAGCAGCTATGCAAGGTTTAAAATGTATAATTGTTCAAGAATGTTATGACAGTAAAGGTGTGGGACAACCTGAAATAATTGAAAAAGCAAGAAAATGTGAAGCCTACGGTGCTGAAGTTATGCAATTGACAGTTGGCCCTGAGCTATTCTATACATTCTTAAAACTTTTAGAAGAAACAGGATATTTTAATGCCTCTCTATACACTCCTTTTGGAATAGCTGGAGTTGAAACACTAGGTTATGAAATAGCTGAACAAATGATGGCTAAAGAAGGAAGATATCCAGATGTAGTTGTTTGTACTAATGCTGGTGGTGGAAATTTAACAGGAACTGCTAGAGGGCTTATAAAAGCTGGTGCAACTTCTGTTAAAGTTATTGGAGCCAGTGTAAATCTATCAGGTCTTCATATGGCAAGTGATGAACAATTCAATAAAAAATCTTTCACTACTGGACATACAGGTTTTGGAATTCCATTCTGTACTCTTCCAGATAGATCAGATGTTCCTAGATCAGCTGCAAGACCTTTAAGATATATGGATAGATATGTTACTCTAGCTCAAGGTGAAGTTTTCTATATGACAGAACTTCTTGCACAACTTGAAGGTTTAGAAAGAGGACCTGCAGGAAATGTTTCTTTAGCTGCTGCCTTTAGTTTAGCTCAAGAAATGGATGAAGATCAAATAATTGTTGTACAAGAAACTGAATATACAGGTGCTGGTAAACATATACAACCTCAACTATCTTTTGCTAGACAAAATGGTATAGAAATAAAATTTGGAAACCCTGAAGAAGAAGTTCCAGGTAAGAATATTATTCTTCCAGCTGAGCCTTCTCTTCTAAAAGCTAAAGATGTTGATTTAGATAAATTAAAAGTTTCTTTAGTTAAAAACTATATTAAAGATATAAAAGATTTAACAGACAATGATATCAATTTCCTTATTGCTGAAACAAAAAGCAATAAAGAATATATAGATTCAATTTTAGAAACAATAGGGAGGTAATTAATGAAAGGGTATCTTAAAAGAGATGATGATTTCGAAGAAAGAAGAAAAAAACTAGCAAATCTTTCAGATGAAGAATTAAAAAATAGATTTTGGCAATTAGCTGAACAAGTAGTGGAGCCCCTATTAAAAATGGCTAAAGAAAATACTACTCCATCAATAGAAAGATCTGTATTACTTCGTATGGGATTTTCTACTTTAGAAGTAAGACCTCTTGTAGAAGGAGCTATAGAAAGAAATCTTATAGGAAAAGGTGTGGGACATATAGTATATAGAGTCGCTAAAGAAAAAGGTATTTCTATAAGAGAAGCTGGAGAAAAATTAATTGCTGGAGACTATTGGGATTTAGCATTGGAAATCTTTAAAGGGGGTAGATAATTATGAAATTAAAGCCAAATGAAAAAATGAATGTAAAGGCTATATTGGAAGATTTAGAAAATTATCATCCCCAAAGAAGAGGTTGGGTATGGAGAGAAAAGAAAGACATAGTAATAGATGGATATTCATATAAAGAATGTTCTGACAGTCTAAAAAATTATGTTGCTCTTCCTGCAGCAGCTAGATATTTCTCAAACTTAGATCCTCAACCTAATAATACTATTACAACTGAAATAGCTTCAGGAAGATTTGAAGATGATATAAGAAGAATGAGAATGGCAGCTTGGCATGGAGCAGATCATATAATGGTTATAAGAACTGCTGGACAATCTCACTTTGACGGACTTATTGAAGGAACACCTCAAGGAATAGGTGGAGTTCCTATTACAAGAAAACAAGTTAGAGCTCATAGAAAAGCTTGTGACATGATAGAAGAAGAAGTTGGAAGAGCTATAAATTACCACTCATATATAAGTGGAGTAGCAGGACCTGAAGTTGCTGTTATGTTTGCTGAAGAAGGAGTTAACGGAGCTCACCAAGATCCTCAATACAATGTTCTTTATAGAAACGTAAATATGTATAGATCTTTTGTTGATGCTGGAGAATCTAAAAAACTTATGGCTTGGGCAGATATGGCTCAAATAGATGGAGCTCACAATGCTAATGCTACTGCAAAAGATGGTTGGAGAGTAATGCCAGAACTTATAGTGCAACACGGACTAAATTCAATTTTTTCTTACAAAGTAGGACTTAAAAAAGAAAATATATGTTTGTCAACAGTTCCACCTTCAGCTTCTCCAACTCCTTGCTTAAAGTTGGATTTACCTTATGCTGTTGCATTGAGAGATTTCTTTGATGAATATAGAATGAGAGCTCAAATGAATACTAAGTATATAACTTCATCATCAAGAGAAGCTACTGTTACTCACGTTATGAATATGTTAATTTCTAGACTTACTAGAGCAGATATTCAATCTACAATAACTCCTGATGAAGGAAGAAATGTCCCTTGGCATATGTATAATATCGAAGCTTGTGATACTGCTAAACAGAGTCTTGTTGGTATGGATGACTTACTTTCAATGGTTGAGCTTAAAAAAGATGGATATCTTCCTAAACAAGTTAGAGAATTAAAAGAAAGAGCAGTTCTATTTTTAGAAGAAATTATTGAAGCTGGTGGATATTTTGAAGCAGTTGAAAAAGGTTTCTTCGTAGATTCTGGTTACTATCCTCAAAGAAATGGAGATGGTATAGGAAGAAAACAAGATGGTGGTGTAGGAGCAGGTACAGTATTTAAGAGAGATGAAGACTATATGGCTCCAGTTACAGCTCACTTTGGTAACAATAATATAGCTCAATATGGTTTAAAAGAAACTGATTGTCCTTCTACTCTAATTGATGGATGTACTCTTGAAAAACCAGAAAAAATAGTTTTTATAGATGAACTAGACGAAGAAGATAATGTTAATAGAAGAATGGAAGAAACAGATAAATTTAGAAATACAAACTTAGTAAAACCTGAAGTTGAATGGTTAGCTGATGGTGTTGTTCAAGTTGAAATATTCTTACCTCTTGATCAAAGAACAGCAGAATTCGCTGCAATTGAATTTGCCAAAAAAATGAATTTGAGTGATCCTGAAGTAATACATTCTGAAGTAATGCATCCTTCTGAAGGAACTAGAGTTCAATTAAAAGGTAAAGTTGATTTCTTTATAAATACTGATGACTTAATTATTCCACAAAAACCTGAAGTTTTAAGTGATGATGAAATAAGAGCTTTTGTTGATGAACATCCATTTAAAATAGTTGCTGCTACAGTTGGAGAAGATGAACACTCTGTAGGATTAAAAGAAGTTATAGATATAAAACATGGTGGAATAGAAAAGTTTGGAATGGAAGTAGAATACCTTGGAACATCTGTTCCTTGTGAAAAACTTGTAGATGCTGCAATAGAATTAAATGCTGATGTTATACTAGCTTCTACTATCATATCTCATGATGATATTCACTATAAAAATATGAAAAAACTTCATGATTTAGCAGTTGAAAAAGGTATAAGAGAAAAAGTAATAATCTGTGCTGGAGGTACTCAAGTAACTCCTGAAATAGCTAGAGAACAAGGTATGGATGAAGGATTTGGAAAATACGATAGAGGAGTCAATGTAGCTACTTTCTTTGTTAAGAGAAAGAAAGAAATGCTAGGAAAGAAATAATAATTTAGATAGGATGTGGAAAAATGAAAATTGATGTACTTGTTGCTGAAATAGGAAGTACAACCACAGTCGTAAATGCTTTTGACCACTTAGAAAGTGATAGCCCTGTATTCTTAGGACAGGGTCAAGCTCCTACTTCTGTAAAAGAAGGTGATGTCAACATAGGATTACAAGCTGCAATAGAGGACATGAAAAAAAATCTTCATATAGAAAATGAGAAATTAGAATATACAAACATGCTTGCAACTAGTAGTGCTGCTGGGGGACTTAGAATGACTGTCCATGGACTTGTATATGACATGACTGTAAAGGCTGCTAAAGAAGCAGCCTTAGGAGCTGGAGCTAATATTCACTTAATTACAGCTGGGAAACTTTCAAAAGTTGATATGATAAAACTTGATAGAATAAAGCCAAATATAATTTTAATTGCAGGTGGAGTTGATTATGGTGAAAGAGAAACAGCACTATATAATTCTGAATTAATAGCAGCTTCTGATTTAAATATTCCTGTAATATATGCTGGAAATATAGCAGTTGCTGATGATGTTAAATTAATATTTGAAGCTTATTCTAAAGAAAAAAATCTTCATATTGTTCCTAATGTATATCCAAAGATTGACATACTAAATATTGAACCAACTAGAGAAGTAATTCAAGATATTTTTGAAAAACATATAACTGAAGCAAAAGGTATGGAAAAGATTAGAGAAATGGTAAATGGTCCTATAATTCCAACACCTGGAGCAGTTATGAAAGCTTCAAAAATATTAAAAGATGAAATAGGTGATTTGGTAACTATAGATGTTGGTGGAGCTACAACAGATATACATTCTGTAACTGAAGGAACTGAAAAAGTAAATAAAATTCTTGTTGAACCTGAACCCATTGCTAAAAGAACTGTTGAAGGAGATCTTGGAGTCTTTATCAATAAAAGAAATATAGTAGATATCATAAAAATAGAGAAATTAGAAAAAGAATTAAATATGACTCCTGAAGATATTGAAAAATTTACTAATTCTGATATAGCAATTCCAGAAACTGAAGAGCATAAAAGATTTATTGAAAGATTGACCAAAGAAGCTGTAATCGTTTCAATCAATAGACATGCTGGTGGCTATAGAACATATTTTGGTGGTAAATCAGATACTTTAGCATTTGGTAAAGATTTAACAGCTGTGAAGTGGATAGTAGGAACTGGTGGTGCTTTAACTAGACTTATGGCAAGAGAAGAAATTTTAAATAGTATAAGCCAATTTAATAGAGCAGACAAATTACTACCTACAGCAGAAGCTAAAATTTTAATAGACAACGACTATATAATGGCCTCTCTAGGTGTACTATCATCTCTAAATAAAGAAGCTGCTTTAAAACTATTATTAAAGAGTCTGAAATTTAATGAAAATACAGTTTAATTTATCAATTTTATTTTAATGGAGGTAGATTATGAGTTTTGTTAACGAAAGAATTTCAAAAAGAATTGAAGAACTTGCTATACAACTAACTAATATATTTAGTGTTGTAGATACTAAAGGTGAAATTGATATTTCCGAAAAGGTTTATGAAATTATGGGAAATATTCCATATTTCAAAGAAAACCCAAAAGACTTATTCTATGTTAGTGCAAATGATACACTAGGAAGAAAAAGTGTTGTTGCTATACTAAGAGGTAAAAAGCAATCTAAGAAAACTGTTGTATTAATTGGACATACAGACACAGTTGGTATATCAGATTATGGAGAACTTGCTGAATATGCAAATGATCCTTATAAACTAGCTGAAGGATTTAAACATATAAAATTAGATGATGTTGTAAGAAAAGACTTGGAAAGTGGAGATTTCTTATTTGGTCGTGGAATATTTGATATGAAGAGTGGAGACGCTGTAATAATAAATCTTTTTGAAGAAGTTGCAAAAGACTTAGATAATTTTGAAGGAAACTTAATCTATGCAGCTGTATGTGATGAAGAAGCAAACTCAAGTGGAATGCTATCTGTTGTTCCTAAACTTGTTGAACTTCAAGAAAAAGAAGGATTAGAATATCTTGCTCTTCTTGATACAGACTATATAACTGCAGAATTTATAGGAGATGAAAGCAAAAATATCTACATAGGAACTGTTGGAAAATTAATGCCTTCTTTCTTTGTTGTAGGAAAAGAAACTCACGTTGGAGAATCTTTTAATGGAATTGACCCAAATGAAATTTCATCAGCTATAATGACAAGAGTAAATATGAATACTGAGTTCTGTGATATTGTTGATGGTGAAGTATCTCTTCCACCTATAAGCTTATATCAAAGAGACCAAAAACCTGAATACTCTGTTCAAGTTGGAAAAACTGCAGTTCTTTATTTCAACTATGCAACTCATATGTCAACTCCTGATATGGTTCTAGAAAAAATGAAAAAGGCTGCTTTTGAAGCATTTGACGGTGTAGTTACAAAATTAAATAAACAATATGAAACTTTCTGTTCAATGAGTTCAAACAGAACTTATAAAAAATTACCTTGGGAAGCAAGAGTTCTATCATATACTGAACTTCTTGAAAAAGTTAGAGAAGAAAAACCTGATATTGATGAAGTATTAGCAAACTATAGTAAAGAATTAATGAAAGATGAAAGTATTGATACTAGAGTGTTTGCTCAAAGAATGGTTGAAAAATTACAAGCTAGCTGGAAGGATCAAAATCCATTAGTTGTTGTTTACTTCTCTCCACCTTACTATCCTCATATCTATATAGATGGAACAAATCCTAAGGATAAAGCTCTTATAGATGCTGTTGATAATGCAGTAAAAACTACTAAAACTGATTATAAATTAGCATATAAGAAATTTTTCCCATATATTTCAGACTTAAGTTATGGAGCTGCACCAAAAGATCCAGCTATAATAGCTAGTCTAAAAAATAATATGCCTGGATTTGGTGTAAAATATAGTCTTCCATTAGAAGATATGCAAAAATTATCTCTTCCTGTTTTAGATATAGGTTGCTTTGGATATGATGCACATAAATTTACAGAAAGAGTTGAGAAGAAATATAGTTATACAGTTACTCCTGAGTTAGTATATAAAACAGTTATGAAATTATTAAACAATGAAATCTTATAAGAAATAAAATTTGCTGAAACGTAAGCCATATTAATATTACTCTTAAAAAAGGTTGGTGTATATTATGATAGAAAAAATAACTATGTTATCAGACTGGCTGTGGTCTTATCCAATGGTTATATTATTAGCTTTAGGTAGTATATATGTAACAATAAGATTCAAGTTTATCCAAATTGTAAAATTACCTTTAATTATAAAAACAGTTTATAAAGATGTAGTAAAAGAAAATTCTGGTGAAGGAAATATATCTGCTTTACAAGCTGCACTTACTGCTATAGGTTCAACCTTAGGTTCAGGAAATATTATGGGGGTTGCAGTTGCAATTTCCATGGGTGGTATTGGTGCTCTTTTCTGGATGGTTGTTATTGGACTTTTTGCTGTAGGTCTTAAATATGCTGAAGTTATCTTAGGAATAAAATATAGAGAAAAGAACGAACTAGGTGAATATGTTGGTGGAGCAATGTACTATTTAAAACATACTAAACTTCCAATTCTAGGAACTTTATTTGCACTTTTCTTGGCATTTGAACTTCTACCTTCTATAGGTTTACAATCATTATCAGTTGTTCAATCTGCTGAAACACTAGGAATTTCTAAGTATGTAACAGGTGTTGCTATATTTGCAATTGTTTTCATAACAATTGTTGGTGGAATAAAAAGAGTTGGAGCTCTTATGGATAAAATAGTTCCTTTCATGAGTTTTGCTTATTTCATACTTGCATGGATAATCATACTAGCAAACTATAAAAATATTCCATTCGTTTTTGGACAAATGTTTGCAGGAGCATTCTCTGCACCAGCGGCTTTTGGAGGAATGGCTGGAGGAACAGTAGCTATGACTATGAGATCTGGTCTTGCTAGAGGAACTTACTCAAACGAAGCTGGAATGGGAACAAGTCCTACTGCTTATGCTGCAGCTATAACAGACTTCCCAGCACGTCAAGCTCTTTGGGGAATGGTTGAAGTTTTTATCAGTACTTTCTTAATGTGTTTAACTTCTGGTTTACTTGTAACAACTAGTGGTGCATACAAAGTTGTAAGTTTTGATAGAGCTGCTTCTATGCCTGCTGTTGCTTTCCAAGAATTTTATGGAAACATCTTAGGTGGAGCTTTCA
This genomic interval carries:
- the ortA gene encoding 2-amino-4-oxopentanoate thiolase subunit OrtA; the encoded protein is MKAKADDFVRIHNIVLKVGERADNLPEDTKKVPLEMWDKGFLGKEAEIGEEVEVTTITGRKIKGTLVEINPVFRHNYGEFVPELLQIGLQARKILFGGEDNE
- the ortB gene encoding 2-amino-4-oxopentanoate thiolase subunit OrtB, with protein sequence MNKDMSYNAVLARKNEIMKQAIGIDYSKFESDMISFDYEKMMKETGYTLEEMRRIQLDFAVGNTALIEMKNLTNLARKCAPAGKGARIFIKDEANNASGSFKARRAAIAVYHAKKLGYKGVIAATSGNYGAAVASQAAMQGLKCIIVQECYDSKGVGQPEIIEKARKCEAYGAEVMQLTVGPELFYTFLKLLEETGYFNASLYTPFGIAGVETLGYEIAEQMMAKEGRYPDVVVCTNAGGGNLTGTARGLIKAGATSVKVIGASVNLSGLHMASDEQFNKKSFTTGHTGFGIPFCTLPDRSDVPRSAARPLRYMDRYVTLAQGEVFYMTELLAQLEGLERGPAGNVSLAAAFSLAQEMDEDQIIVVQETEYTGAGKHIQPQLSFARQNGIEIKFGNPEEEVPGKNIILPAEPSLLKAKDVDLDKLKVSLVKNYIKDIKDLTDNDINFLIAETKSNKEYIDSILETIGR
- a CDS encoding ornithine aminomutase subunit alpha, encoding MKGYLKRDDDFEERRKKLANLSDEELKNRFWQLAEQVVEPLLKMAKENTTPSIERSVLLRMGFSTLEVRPLVEGAIERNLIGKGVGHIVYRVAKEKGISIREAGEKLIAGDYWDLALEIFKGGR
- the oraE gene encoding D-ornithine 4,5-aminomutase subunit OraE, whose protein sequence is MKLKPNEKMNVKAILEDLENYHPQRRGWVWREKKDIVIDGYSYKECSDSLKNYVALPAAARYFSNLDPQPNNTITTEIASGRFEDDIRRMRMAAWHGADHIMVIRTAGQSHFDGLIEGTPQGIGGVPITRKQVRAHRKACDMIEEEVGRAINYHSYISGVAGPEVAVMFAEEGVNGAHQDPQYNVLYRNVNMYRSFVDAGESKKLMAWADMAQIDGAHNANATAKDGWRVMPELIVQHGLNSIFSYKVGLKKENICLSTVPPSASPTPCLKLDLPYAVALRDFFDEYRMRAQMNTKYITSSSREATVTHVMNMLISRLTRADIQSTITPDEGRNVPWHMYNIEACDTAKQSLVGMDDLLSMVELKKDGYLPKQVRELKERAVLFLEEIIEAGGYFEAVEKGFFVDSGYYPQRNGDGIGRKQDGGVGAGTVFKRDEDYMAPVTAHFGNNNIAQYGLKETDCPSTLIDGCTLEKPEKIVFIDELDEEDNVNRRMEETDKFRNTNLVKPEVEWLADGVVQVEIFLPLDQRTAEFAAIEFAKKMNLSDPEVIHSEVMHPSEGTRVQLKGKVDFFINTDDLIIPQKPEVLSDDEIRAFVDEHPFKIVAATVGEDEHSVGLKEVIDIKHGGIEKFGMEVEYLGTSVPCEKLVDAAIELNADVILASTIISHDDIHYKNMKKLHDLAVEKGIREKVIICAGGTQVTPEIAREQGMDEGFGKYDRGVNVATFFVKRKKEMLGKK
- a CDS encoding GlmL-related ornithine degradation protein, with protein sequence MKIDVLVAEIGSTTTVVNAFDHLESDSPVFLGQGQAPTSVKEGDVNIGLQAAIEDMKKNLHIENEKLEYTNMLATSSAAGGLRMTVHGLVYDMTVKAAKEAALGAGANIHLITAGKLSKVDMIKLDRIKPNIILIAGGVDYGERETALYNSELIAASDLNIPVIYAGNIAVADDVKLIFEAYSKEKNLHIVPNVYPKIDILNIEPTREVIQDIFEKHITEAKGMEKIREMVNGPIIPTPGAVMKASKILKDEIGDLVTIDVGGATTDIHSVTEGTEKVNKILVEPEPIAKRTVEGDLGVFINKRNIVDIIKIEKLEKELNMTPEDIEKFTNSDIAIPETEEHKRFIERLTKEAVIVSINRHAGGYRTYFGGKSDTLAFGKDLTAVKWIVGTGGALTRLMAREEILNSISQFNRADKLLPTAEAKILIDNDYIMASLGVLSSLNKEAALKLLLKSLKFNENTV
- a CDS encoding M20/M25/M40 family metallo-hydrolase translates to MSFVNERISKRIEELAIQLTNIFSVVDTKGEIDISEKVYEIMGNIPYFKENPKDLFYVSANDTLGRKSVVAILRGKKQSKKTVVLIGHTDTVGISDYGELAEYANDPYKLAEGFKHIKLDDVVRKDLESGDFLFGRGIFDMKSGDAVIINLFEEVAKDLDNFEGNLIYAAVCDEEANSSGMLSVVPKLVELQEKEGLEYLALLDTDYITAEFIGDESKNIYIGTVGKLMPSFFVVGKETHVGESFNGIDPNEISSAIMTRVNMNTEFCDIVDGEVSLPPISLYQRDQKPEYSVQVGKTAVLYFNYATHMSTPDMVLEKMKKAAFEAFDGVVTKLNKQYETFCSMSSNRTYKKLPWEARVLSYTELLEKVREEKPDIDEVLANYSKELMKDESIDTRVFAQRMVEKLQASWKDQNPLVVVYFSPPYYPHIYIDGTNPKDKALIDAVDNAVKTTKTDYKLAYKKFFPYISDLSYGAAPKDPAIIASLKNNMPGFGVKYSLPLEDMQKLSLPVLDIGCFGYDAHKFTERVEKKYSYTVTPELVYKTVMKLLNNEIL
- a CDS encoding alanine/glycine:cation symporter family protein, whose amino-acid sequence is MIEKITMLSDWLWSYPMVILLALGSIYVTIRFKFIQIVKLPLIIKTVYKDVVKENSGEGNISALQAALTAIGSTLGSGNIMGVAVAISMGGIGALFWMVVIGLFAVGLKYAEVILGIKYREKNELGEYVGGAMYYLKHTKLPILGTLFALFLAFELLPSIGLQSLSVVQSAETLGISKYVTGVAIFAIVFITIVGGIKRVGALMDKIVPFMSFAYFILAWIIILANYKNIPFVFGQMFAGAFSAPAAFGGMAGGTVAMTMRSGLARGTYSNEAGMGTSPTAYAAAITDFPARQALWGMVEVFISTFLMCLTSGLLVTTSGAYKVVSFDRAASMPAVAFQEFYGNILGGAFMTIIIILFVLSTLIVMVYIGEKQIEYVFGTKISKVSRYVYILMVLIGAFGSLGIIVSFLDISLASLVIINMFGVLTMTGVAVQESDRFFEFLKNEK